In a genomic window of Bradyrhizobium ontarionense:
- a CDS encoding alkaline phosphatase D family protein, with product MTVHVPRPQLHKLSRRRFLSTAAAAGVTTLSMPYLSRAADRPQLTHGVQSGDVSMDGGVVWARADRPSQMMVEVATTESFKDARSLPPIAALPESDFTAKMLVDNLPSGQDIFYRVKFRDLSHTAVESESIVGRFRTAPGNKRDVSFVWGGDVAGQGWGINPDDGGMFTFATMKKHRPDFFLHSGDTIYADGPILSEVKLPDNKVWKNLTVQEKAKVAETLDEFRAAHKYNFLDENVRGFNAEVPIFVQWDDHEVTNNWSASKDLPAAYKERNIELLAARAARAFHEMYPMRESINEPGRVYRTINYGPHLDVFVLDERSYRGANGANLETSYGPSSYFIGPDQMRWLKRELLNSRATWKVIASDMPLSLIVYDDAANKKGSEAIAQGDGPARGRELEIAEILRFIKTAPIQNTVWLTADVHYAAAHYYDPNKAQFQDFEPFWEFVSGPLHAGTFGPNELDNTFGPEVRFIKAPGLDKQNLPPSAGMQFFGHVKIDGPTGQMTVTLRDRADVALWSTTLDPKLA from the coding sequence ATGACCGTCCACGTCCCTCGCCCGCAGCTTCACAAGCTGTCCCGCCGCCGCTTCCTGTCGACCGCTGCCGCAGCCGGCGTCACGACGCTGTCGATGCCCTATCTCAGCCGCGCGGCCGACCGGCCGCAGCTGACGCATGGCGTCCAGTCGGGCGACGTCAGCATGGATGGCGGCGTGGTGTGGGCGCGCGCCGACCGGCCGTCGCAGATGATGGTCGAGGTTGCCACCACCGAATCGTTCAAGGACGCGCGCAGCCTGCCTCCGATCGCGGCGCTGCCTGAGAGCGACTTCACCGCCAAGATGCTGGTCGACAATCTGCCGAGCGGCCAGGACATCTTCTACCGCGTCAAATTCCGCGACCTCTCGCACACGGCCGTCGAAAGCGAGTCCATCGTCGGCCGCTTCCGTACCGCGCCTGGCAACAAGCGCGACGTCTCGTTCGTCTGGGGCGGCGATGTCGCGGGGCAGGGCTGGGGCATCAACCCCGACGACGGCGGCATGTTCACCTTCGCCACGATGAAGAAGCACCGGCCGGACTTCTTCCTCCATTCCGGCGATACCATCTACGCCGACGGCCCGATCCTGTCCGAGGTGAAACTGCCGGACAACAAGGTGTGGAAGAACCTGACCGTGCAGGAGAAGGCCAAGGTCGCCGAGACGCTGGACGAATTCCGTGCCGCGCATAAGTACAATTTCCTCGACGAGAATGTGCGCGGCTTCAATGCCGAGGTGCCGATCTTCGTGCAGTGGGACGACCACGAGGTGACCAACAACTGGTCGGCCTCCAAGGATCTGCCGGCGGCCTACAAGGAGCGCAACATCGAGCTGCTCGCGGCGCGTGCGGCGCGCGCCTTCCACGAGATGTACCCGATGCGCGAGAGCATCAATGAGCCGGGCCGGGTCTATCGCACCATCAACTACGGTCCGCATCTCGACGTGTTCGTGCTGGACGAGCGCAGCTATCGCGGCGCCAACGGCGCCAATCTGGAGACCAGCTACGGCCCGTCGTCCTACTTCATCGGACCGGACCAGATGCGCTGGCTGAAGCGCGAGCTGTTGAACTCGCGCGCGACCTGGAAGGTGATCGCCTCCGACATGCCGCTGAGCCTGATCGTCTATGATGATGCAGCAAATAAGAAGGGTTCGGAAGCGATCGCGCAGGGTGACGGTCCGGCGCGCGGCCGCGAGCTCGAGATCGCCGAGATCCTGCGCTTCATCAAGACCGCACCGATCCAGAACACGGTGTGGCTCACGGCCGACGTGCACTACGCGGCCGCGCACTACTACGATCCGAACAAGGCCCAATTCCAGGATTTCGAGCCGTTCTGGGAGTTCGTCTCGGGCCCGCTGCACGCCGGCACGTTCGGCCCGAACGAGCTCGACAACACCTTCGGCCCCGAAGTGCGTTTCATCAAGGCGCCCGGCCTCGACAAGCAGAACCTGCCGCCCTCGGCCGGGATGCAGTTCTTCGGTCATGTCAAGATCGACGGCCCAACGGGACAGATGACGGTGACCCTGCGCGATCGCGCCGACGTCGCGCTGTGGTCGACCACGCTGGACCCGAAACTGGCCTGA
- a CDS encoding TAXI family TRAP transporter solute-binding subunit — translation MFIVIAGILAIVGAVTGAYYFAMRPVVLKIAVGPSNSDDLKVVQALTQAFAQSHASVRLRPVPTEGAAESAQALAAGKVDLAIVRGDLDVPKNAQAVATLRKNVAVLWVPPAGKGKSRKGAAKITKISQLAGHKVGIIGRTPANANLLKVILHQYGVDAGKVEIVQFPITEATEAVRSQKADVYLAAGPINSKITADAIAAATKDGGTPTFLAIDSAEAIAQNHPEYEATEIPAGAFGGSPDRPEDEVKTISFNHHIVARKGLSDSTVSTFTHQLFSVRQQLLSEFPLAAKIETPDTDKDAAIPAHPGAAAFVDGEEKTFLDRYSDYIWWGLMALSATGSAGAWFAGYLKRDERTINTSLRDRLLEMIPIARKSDSTDELDQLQAEADEILRNTLTCFEDGAIEHAALTAFNIALEQFHNAVADRKLILMSMPANLQRTGAQLRAAST, via the coding sequence GTGTTCATCGTCATTGCCGGGATCCTTGCGATCGTCGGTGCTGTGACGGGTGCCTATTATTTCGCGATGCGCCCGGTGGTGCTGAAGATCGCGGTCGGCCCGTCCAACAGCGACGATCTCAAGGTGGTTCAGGCCCTGACCCAGGCGTTCGCGCAGTCTCATGCGTCCGTGCGGCTTCGTCCTGTTCCGACCGAGGGCGCGGCCGAAAGCGCTCAGGCGCTGGCTGCCGGCAAGGTCGATCTCGCGATCGTTCGCGGCGACCTCGATGTCCCGAAGAACGCACAGGCCGTCGCGACTCTGCGCAAGAACGTCGCTGTTCTCTGGGTGCCGCCGGCAGGCAAAGGCAAGAGCCGCAAGGGCGCCGCCAAGATCACCAAGATTTCGCAGCTGGCCGGCCACAAGGTCGGCATCATCGGGCGCACGCCGGCCAACGCGAACCTGCTGAAGGTGATTCTGCATCAGTACGGGGTCGACGCGGGCAAGGTCGAAATCGTCCAGTTCCCGATCACCGAGGCCACCGAAGCCGTCCGCAGCCAGAAGGCCGACGTCTATCTTGCGGCCGGGCCGATCAACAGCAAGATCACGGCGGACGCGATCGCAGCCGCCACCAAGGACGGCGGCACGCCGACGTTTCTGGCGATCGATTCGGCCGAAGCCATCGCGCAGAACCACCCCGAATATGAGGCGACCGAAATTCCCGCCGGCGCCTTCGGCGGCTCGCCCGATCGTCCCGAGGACGAGGTGAAGACGATCAGCTTCAACCATCACATCGTGGCGCGCAAAGGCCTGTCGGATTCGACCGTGTCCACATTCACGCATCAGCTGTTTTCGGTGCGTCAGCAATTGCTGTCGGAGTTCCCGCTGGCTGCCAAGATCGAGACCCCCGACACCGACAAGGACGCCGCGATTCCGGCGCATCCCGGCGCGGCGGCGTTCGTCGACGGCGAAGAGAAGACGTTCCTCGATCGCTACAGCGACTACATCTGGTGGGGCCTGATGGCGCTGTCGGCGACGGGCTCAGCCGGCGCCTGGTTCGCCGGCTACCTCAAGCGCGACGAACGCACCATCAACACCTCGCTGCGCGACCGGCTGCTCGAGATGATCCCGATCGCGCGCAAGAGCGATTCGACCGACGAGCTCGACCAACTGCAGGCCGAGGCCGACGAGATCCTGCGCAACACCTTGACCTGCTTCGAGGACGGCGCGATCGAGCATGCCGCGCTCACCGCTTTCAACATCGCGCTGGAGCAGTTCCACAACGCGGTCGCCGACCGCAAGCTGATCCTGATGAGCATGCCGGCGAACCTGCAGCGCACCGGCGCACAATTGCGCGCGGCCAGCACCTGA
- a CDS encoding 4a-hydroxytetrahydrobiopterin dehydratase, with protein sequence MTERLSVEARASALRELSGWSELDGREAITRIFTFSDFNEAFGFMTRVALAAEKRDHHPEWRNVYRTVEIVLTTHDAGGVTLRDIELAGAIDAIAAAA encoded by the coding sequence ATGACGGAACGGTTATCGGTCGAGGCCCGCGCCAGCGCCTTGCGGGAGCTTTCGGGCTGGTCGGAACTGGACGGCCGTGAGGCCATCACGCGCATCTTTACGTTCAGCGACTTCAACGAGGCGTTCGGCTTCATGACCCGGGTTGCCCTGGCGGCCGAGAAGCGCGACCATCATCCGGAATGGCGCAACGTCTATCGCACGGTCGAAATCGTGCTGACGACGCATGACGCCGGCGGCGTGACGCTGCGCGATATCGAGCTGGCCGGGGCGATCGATGCGATCGCGGCGGCCGCCTGA
- a CDS encoding YkvA family protein codes for MASDTTDYSVGFEPADRLARDRDSIRRRFWIKFKRVMAKLPFAEDLLAAYYCAFDKETPRHVQVALLGAIAYFILPFDFVPDVMPVLGFTDDAAVLATAIRMVASHITPDHHAAARAVLARGLDPKTDVEDAG; via the coding sequence ATGGCGTCCGATACGACCGACTATAGCGTTGGCTTCGAGCCGGCCGACCGGCTGGCGCGGGACCGCGACAGCATTCGCCGCCGCTTCTGGATCAAGTTCAAGCGGGTCATGGCCAAGCTGCCCTTCGCCGAGGATCTGCTCGCCGCCTATTACTGCGCCTTCGACAAGGAAACGCCGCGACACGTGCAGGTCGCCCTGCTCGGCGCCATCGCCTATTTCATCCTGCCATTCGACTTCGTGCCCGACGTGATGCCGGTTCTCGGCTTCACCGACGACGCCGCAGTGCTCGCCACCGCCATCCGCATGGTGGCCTCGCATATCACGCCGGATCATCACGCGGCGGCGCGGGCGGTGCTTGCGCGCGGTCTCGATCCGAAGACGGACGTCGAGGACGCCGGCTGA
- a CDS encoding TAXI family TRAP transporter solute-binding subunit, which yields MRRLVGAAIAAMMIACGFSAHAEESEFDPAKVSDSLKAIFQFGSVQTKQALNANTVTLITGTIGGTYVQFGADLASLLDDGTNLRVLPIVGRGSVQSVADILFLQGVDLGVVRADTLDYLERKGFAKDIKKQFTYVTKLYNEEMQVIAPRAVRNLRDLEGRRVSVDLPNGGTFVTALTVFERLGLRANFLYIEQRIAMEKLKRGELDAVIVVGGKPYKSVSTFVNDGRFHLVNVDYDRPLQTDYLPATLTAKDYPNLIAEGEKVDTIAVPAVLAAYNWAPNTDRYRKLATFVDAFFTKFPAFQNPPFHPKWKEVSLSAPLAGWQRLPSASKWLESHAMEGAQRDRFDDFLKQSNAGKGLQNEAEREALFKQYQAWEADKNGNARAQARPQR from the coding sequence ATGCGACGTCTAGTTGGAGCGGCCATCGCCGCAATGATGATAGCGTGCGGATTTTCTGCCCACGCGGAAGAAAGCGAATTTGATCCGGCCAAGGTCAGCGACAGCCTGAAGGCGATCTTCCAGTTCGGCTCGGTGCAGACCAAGCAGGCGCTCAACGCCAACACCGTGACGCTGATCACCGGCACCATCGGCGGCACCTATGTGCAGTTCGGCGCCGATCTGGCCTCGCTGCTGGACGACGGAACCAATCTGCGCGTGCTGCCGATCGTCGGTCGTGGCTCGGTGCAGAGCGTGGCCGACATCCTGTTCCTGCAGGGCGTCGATCTCGGCGTCGTCCGCGCCGACACACTCGACTATCTGGAGCGCAAGGGGTTCGCCAAGGACATCAAGAAGCAGTTCACATACGTCACCAAGCTGTACAACGAGGAGATGCAGGTGATCGCGCCGCGCGCGGTACGTAATCTGCGCGACCTCGAAGGCCGCCGGGTCAGCGTCGATCTGCCGAATGGCGGCACCTTCGTGACCGCGCTCACCGTGTTCGAACGTCTCGGGCTGCGCGCGAATTTCCTCTACATCGAGCAGCGCATCGCGATGGAGAAGCTGAAGCGGGGTGAGCTCGACGCGGTGATCGTCGTCGGCGGCAAACCCTACAAGTCGGTCTCGACCTTCGTGAATGACGGCCGCTTCCATCTCGTCAACGTCGACTACGACCGTCCGCTGCAGACCGACTATCTGCCGGCAACATTGACGGCGAAGGACTATCCGAACCTGATCGCCGAGGGCGAGAAGGTCGACACGATCGCGGTTCCGGCCGTGCTCGCGGCCTACAACTGGGCGCCGAACACCGACCGCTATCGCAAGCTCGCGACCTTCGTCGACGCCTTCTTCACCAAGTTCCCGGCGTTCCAGAACCCGCCCTTCCATCCGAAGTGGAAGGAAGTCTCTCTGTCGGCGCCGCTGGCCGGCTGGCAGCGGTTGCCTTCCGCGAGCAAATGGCTCGAGAGCCACGCGATGGAAGGGGCGCAACGTGATCGGTTCGACGACTTCCTGAAGCAGAGCAACGCCGGCAAGGGCCTGCAGAACGAGGCCGAGCGGGAAGCCCTGTTCAAGCAATATCAGGCCTGGGAGGCCGACAAGAACGGCAACGCCCGCGCGCAGGCGCGTCCCCAGCGCTGA
- a CDS encoding NADPH:quinone oxidoreductase family protein, with translation MKAVLCSQFCQPDDLVFTDVPDPVAGAGEAVIAVKAAALNFFDILMIQGKYQIKPPFPFSPGAEVAGVIESVGDGVTDLKVGDRVVASCGYNGARQKIALPAAAIVKIPDNLDFDRAAGIIIIYGTALHALEDRASPKPGETLAVLGAAGGTGLAACELGNLMGLKVIACASSDEKLAFARQHGATLTLNYAKEDLKEGLRRLTDGKGADIIFDPVGGTYAEAALRSIAWEGRFLVIGFAAGDIPKMPLNLALLKGCDIRGVFWGAWTRLNPAKNRANLEKLVQWTAEGKLSSHVDRTFPLAQTADALKVLAGRQAMGKVILHP, from the coding sequence ATGAAAGCCGTTCTCTGCTCGCAATTCTGCCAGCCCGACGATCTCGTCTTCACCGACGTTCCCGATCCGGTGGCCGGTGCCGGCGAAGCTGTGATTGCGGTCAAGGCTGCGGCGCTCAACTTCTTCGACATCCTGATGATCCAGGGCAAGTACCAGATCAAGCCGCCGTTCCCGTTCTCGCCGGGGGCGGAGGTCGCCGGCGTGATCGAGAGCGTCGGCGACGGTGTCACCGATCTGAAGGTCGGTGATCGCGTGGTTGCGTCCTGCGGATATAACGGCGCCCGCCAGAAGATCGCGCTCCCCGCCGCCGCCATCGTCAAGATCCCCGATAATCTCGATTTCGATCGGGCCGCCGGCATCATCATCATCTACGGCACGGCGCTGCATGCGCTGGAGGACCGCGCCAGCCCGAAGCCGGGTGAGACGCTGGCCGTGCTCGGAGCCGCCGGCGGCACCGGTCTTGCCGCCTGCGAGCTCGGCAATCTGATGGGGCTGAAGGTCATCGCCTGCGCGTCCTCCGACGAGAAGCTCGCATTCGCCAGGCAGCACGGCGCGACGCTGACCTTGAACTACGCGAAGGAAGATCTGAAGGAAGGTCTGCGCCGGCTGACCGACGGCAAGGGGGCCGACATCATCTTCGATCCCGTGGGCGGTACTTACGCCGAGGCGGCGCTGCGCTCGATTGCCTGGGAAGGCCGCTTCCTGGTGATCGGCTTTGCCGCCGGCGACATCCCGAAAATGCCGCTCAACCTCGCGCTATTGAAGGGCTGCGATATCCGCGGCGTGTTCTGGGGGGCGTGGACCCGTCTGAACCCGGCAAAGAATCGCGCCAATCTCGAAAAGCTCGTGCAGTGGACCGCGGAAGGCAAGCTGTCGTCGCATGTCGACCGCACCTTCCCGCTTGCGCAGACCGCCGACGCATTGAAGGTGCTCGCCGGCCGTCAGGCGATGGGCAAGGTGATCCTGCATCCCTGA
- a CDS encoding invasion associated locus B family protein produces MLFGRLLTALASGVLLVGVPGLAAAQSAAPKASKAAPAPQPKAAPKPDAKPAVPSIGGAEPTLIGQFGGWGAYTAMPAGKKVCFALAKPTSSKTNPPNRPRDPAYAFVSTRPSEKVFNEVSIMIGYAIKPGLEAALDVGGASYAMYTQGDGLWIKNAAEEERMVDAMRKAPEATVKGVSAKGTETTDVFSLKGLAQALDRIAQECRR; encoded by the coding sequence ATGTTGTTTGGGCGATTATTGACAGCGCTGGCGAGCGGCGTGCTGCTGGTCGGAGTTCCGGGGTTGGCGGCGGCGCAAAGTGCCGCGCCGAAGGCGTCGAAGGCTGCGCCTGCGCCACAGCCGAAAGCGGCGCCAAAGCCCGACGCGAAACCGGCGGTCCCGAGCATCGGCGGCGCGGAACCCACGCTGATCGGCCAGTTCGGCGGGTGGGGGGCGTACACCGCGATGCCCGCCGGCAAGAAGGTCTGCTTCGCGCTGGCCAAGCCGACCTCCTCGAAGACCAATCCGCCGAACCGCCCACGCGACCCGGCCTATGCCTTCGTGTCGACCCGTCCTTCCGAGAAAGTGTTCAACGAGGTCTCGATCATGATCGGTTACGCGATCAAGCCGGGCCTCGAGGCGGCATTGGACGTCGGCGGCGCGTCGTACGCGATGTATACCCAGGGCGACGGGCTGTGGATCAAGAACGCGGCCGAGGAGGAGCGCATGGTCGACGCCATGCGCAAGGCGCCGGAGGCCACGGTCAAGGGCGTCTCCGCCAAGGGCACCGAGACCACGGACGTGTTCTCGCTGAAGGGGCTGGCCCAGGCGCTCGACCGCATCGCCCAGGAGTGCCGGCGTTAG
- the rlmN gene encoding 23S rRNA (adenine(2503)-C(2))-methyltransferase RlmN produces MPPTAGLREPSAPLEKIPLETYVPPAKPSLIGLSRAELAAKLGEIGVPAHQQKMRVQQLWHWIYFRGARTFDEMTSVSKDTRTALAEHVTVDRPEVVAEQISNDGTRKWLLRLPSGDDLQKAHEVECVYIPETDRGTLCVSSQVGCTLNCSFCHTGTQRLVRNLTAGEIAGQVMVARDRLNDWADRETPLGNRLITNVVMMGMGEPLYNFDAVRDALLVVSDNEGIGISRRRITLSTSGVVPNIKRAGEEIGVMLAISLHAVRDELRNELVPLNRKYPIAELLQACRDYPGASNARRITFEYVMLKGVNDSLDDARLLVKLLKGIPAKINLIPFNPWPGSAYECSDWEQIEKFSEYVFNAGYSSPVRTPRGRDILAACGQLKSETEKLSARERQALRAMAMTD; encoded by the coding sequence ATGCCACCGACCGCCGGGCTGCGCGAACCCTCCGCGCCCCTCGAAAAGATCCCGCTCGAAACCTACGTGCCGCCGGCGAAACCCTCGCTGATCGGCCTGTCGCGCGCGGAGCTGGCGGCGAAGCTCGGCGAGATCGGCGTACCTGCGCACCAGCAGAAGATGCGCGTGCAGCAGCTCTGGCATTGGATCTATTTCCGCGGCGCCCGCACGTTCGACGAGATGACGTCGGTGTCGAAGGACACACGCACCGCCCTGGCCGAGCACGTCACGGTCGACCGTCCCGAAGTCGTGGCCGAGCAGATCTCCAACGACGGCACCCGCAAATGGCTGCTGCGGCTGCCGAGCGGCGACGATCTGCAGAAGGCGCACGAGGTCGAATGCGTCTACATCCCCGAGACCGACCGCGGCACCTTGTGCGTCTCCTCGCAGGTCGGCTGTACGCTCAATTGCTCGTTCTGCCACACCGGCACGCAGCGGCTGGTGCGCAACCTCACCGCCGGCGAGATCGCAGGCCAGGTGATGGTGGCGCGCGACCGTCTCAATGACTGGGCCGACCGCGAGACGCCGCTCGGCAACCGGCTGATCACCAATGTCGTGATGATGGGCATGGGCGAGCCGCTCTACAATTTCGATGCGGTGCGCGACGCGCTGCTCGTCGTCTCGGACAATGAAGGCATCGGCATCTCCCGCCGCCGCATTACGCTGTCCACCTCCGGCGTCGTGCCGAACATCAAGCGGGCCGGCGAGGAGATCGGCGTGATGCTGGCGATCTCGCTGCATGCGGTGCGCGACGAGCTGCGCAACGAGCTGGTGCCGCTCAACCGCAAATATCCGATCGCCGAATTGCTGCAGGCCTGCCGCGACTATCCCGGCGCGTCCAACGCGCGCCGCATCACCTTCGAATATGTGATGCTGAAGGGCGTCAACGATTCGCTCGATGACGCCCGGCTGCTGGTCAAGCTGCTCAAGGGCATTCCGGCCAAGATCAACCTGATCCCGTTCAATCCGTGGCCCGGTTCGGCTTACGAATGCTCGGACTGGGAGCAGATCGAGAAGTTCTCCGAATACGTCTTCAACGCCGGCTATTCCTCGCCGGTGCGCACGCCGCGCGGTCGCGACATTCTCGCCGCCTGCGGCCAGCTGAAGTCGGAGACCGAGAAGCTGTCGGCCCGCGAGCGCCAGGCGCTGCGCGCGATGGCGATGACGGATTGA